CATTCGTACAGTACGTCCGTTGAGAGATGGAGTTATAGCCGATTTTAATGCAGCCGAGCAAATGATTCGTGGCATGATTAAAATGATTACCAGACGAAAAAGAATGTTTTCTCCATCTTTAAAAATGGTAATTTGTATTCCTTCCGGGAGTACTGAAGTTGAAATGCGTGCAGTTAGAGATTCTGCAGAGCACGCAGGCGGACGTGAAGTATTTATGATTTATGAACCTATGGCTGCCGCAATTGGTATTGGAATTGATGTTGAAGCTCCTGAAGGAAATATGGTGGTTGATATTGGTGGAGGAACTAGCGAAATTGCTGTTATTGCTCTTGGCGGAATTGTTTGTAACAAATCTATAAAATCTGCCGGAGACGATTTTACCGAAGATATTCAATCATATATGCGTCATCAGCACAACATAAAAATTGGAGAACGAACAGCTGAGATGATAAAAATAAATGTAGGTTCGGCTTTACCAGACTTAGAAAATCCTCCACAGGATTTTATTGTTCGAGGTCCGCATCAAATGACGGCATTGCCAATTGAAATACCTGTTTCGTATCAGGAAATTGCCCACTGCCTCGACAAATCTATTACAAAACTTGAAACTGCAATTCTTAACGTGATGGAAGAAACTCCACCAGAACTCTATGCAGACGTTTTCAACAATGGCGTATATCTTACAGGTGGTGGAGGCTTGCTTCGTGGTCTCGACAAACGATTGCAAGACAA
The Bacteroidota bacterium DNA segment above includes these coding regions:
- a CDS encoding rod shape-determining protein, with translation MGLFSFLNQEIAIDLGTANTLIIHNDKIVVDEPSIVALDRATGKLIAIGEKAQQMHGKTHENIRTVRPLRDGVIADFNAAEQMIRGMIKMITRRKRMFSPSLKMVICIPSGSTEVEMRAVRDSAEHAGGREVFMIYEPMAAAIGIGIDVEAPEGNMVVDIGGGTSEIAVIALGGIVCNKSIKSAGDDFTEDIQSYMRHQHNIKIGERTAEMIKINVGSALPDLENPPQDFIVRGPHQMTALPIEIPVSYQEIAHCLDKSITKLETAILNVMEETPPELYADVFNNGVYLTGGGGLLRGLDKRLQDKTNIPFNVSDDPLRAVAIGTGIALKNADKFSFLMR